One window of the Dreissena polymorpha isolate Duluth1 chromosome 5, UMN_Dpol_1.0, whole genome shotgun sequence genome contains the following:
- the LOC127880932 gene encoding metalloproteinase inhibitor 2-like, whose protein sequence is MQLLSILLLVGGVSCVLACSCVKPHLQETFCHAQFVFMGRVLSSKLVYKKQPLPNDDSFHRRPIHMKYTVRVKKIFKMKDDESVLNKNSTKVVVYSEPYDSLCGVLDLHQRVSYLFPGNFQDGEMWINICSPVVPWPWVTKAQKRYMRGTYSANCECQIVFDPSDDMGCVWSYGDRHSDCYELETACIKDKNSINERCKWHQNSGLRNCRSPKPMEP, encoded by the exons ATGCAGTTGCTAAGCATTCTTCTGCTGGTTGGTGGGGTAAGCTGCGTCCTGGCATGCTCCTGTGTAAAGCCCCATCTCCAGGAGACATTTTGTCACGCTCAGTTTg TATTCATGGGGCGAGTCCTGTCCAGTAAGTTAGTGTACAAGAAGCAGCCGCTCCCTAATGATGACTCATTCCACCGCAGGCCCATACACATGAAGTACACTGTCCGCGTGAAAAAGATTTTCAAAATGAAG GACGATGAAAGTGTTCTGAACAAGAACAGCACAAAGGTTGTGGTCTACTCGGAACCATATGATTCCCTTTGCGGTGTCCTGGACCTTCATCAAAGGGTCAGCTACCTTTTCCCAG GGAATTTCCAGGATGGAGAGATGTGGATCAACATCTGCAGCCCAGTTGTACCCTGGCCATGGGTAACCAAGGCACAGAAGCGATACATGAGGGGAACCTACTCTGCCAACTGTGAATGTCAG ATTGTCTTCGATCCATCAGACGACATGGGTTGTGTCTGGTCCTATGGCGACCGTCACTCGGACTGCTATGAGCTTGAAACCGCGTGCATAAAGGACAAGAACAGCATAAATGAGCGATGCAAGTGGCATCAAAACTCAGGATTGCGAAACTGTCGCTCGCCAAAGCCTATGGAGCCTTAA